GAAGGAAAGGGGCTGGTGTGTGTGTCTCCAACTCCAGCTGGATGGCTGTGGAGCCAACGAAGGATTGTTAGCAATAACCACCAAGGAGTGCTGGTAATCACACACTGTGAGAAACAACAGGGTATAGCTGGAGAAGGAGCCATAGGAAGGTAAGGCAGCACTTTTCTGGGACAAACGTCCTTGTTCTGGCTCCTGGAGAtaagcagagcacagcacagcactgaggaaCTTGGATGCTCCCCTCCCCTTAAGGGTGGGATGTCACAAATACTACGCAGTTTATAATtgcaaaacccaaaacaaacaaacaaagatttaaaagtaatttttaataactATGCCAAACAAATGGTTAATAAAGATAACACTTAACAAACCTGAGCAGGCATTGCCCGTTCTGCTTTCCCTCTGGTAGCTTTCTTCTGCCTCTCAATCCGCTGCTTTTGTACAGGAGGCTCAGACTTGAAAGATCCCATCCTaaccaaaacacaaagaacACACACATGCAAGTCTGGTTTACACTGTATGCTTGGGAATCTTTATACCAAGCAGTGGATCTCCTCAAGAAAGGGCAAAGTGATGACTGATACCTAAAGCTTCATCACATTTAGAGATTTCTGCAAAGAACCAGCCCCAAAAGTTGTTCCAGTATGTTGACAGCCTCATGCCTTGTCAACACTCTGCTGTGACTTCAGTTTAACTCAATTCAAGCCAGGGCACCAAAGACAAGAATCAGCCAAGGCCATTACCTTGAGCTGCAGTACACACTATTTCCTTGAAGAAACTTACATGTAGTGAAAAGTAGGTGCTCTCCTGAAGTACTTGGGTGCTTCTTCCCCCATTTTCTGCCAGGCATGACTGGGTAAAAAATCATCTGGAACATCCTCAGAGTCATCAGTTTCTTCCACTTCTGTGCGATTTATACCCATGAAGGTCAGCTGCAAGAGAAAAAATGCTGCAATAAGAAATTACTTAGAGGTACAGCAGTAGGTACATTCATGGTGATACAATGGTGGTGTTTGCCTGATAAATTAGCATTTAATACCACTGCCTAGGAACTGTGACTTTCCTGAGGATACCATGAAAACAGATAAACACTCAAATTCACCCTTGTGCTCAGCAACCAATGAAAGCCATAGGTAAACAAAACTGCTTAGATTCCAACACATTTTCAGTGATGTGTGAAGTAGCAGAACATTACTCATATTGCATTTCAGAGCTCAGATGTCTCACAGTTTTTGAACACCACACACTTGCAGGAAGCCCAGCCCCTCAAATATCACAGACCTTATCTGGCCTATCCCTGCATCCACCACTGCACACTAACCCAGgaaaaatttttaattgaacTTTATGTTTTTTATAGACTTAAGCAAGCACTCATGATTCCTTGTTGATCTGCTGTAACATAAGGAAGCATTTTCAATGAGCAAAGAAGCCAACAGCCTGGTTAAAAGCTGTTCTAATCCAACTCTTCCCCTCAGTACAAAGAGACAAACAGTCTGAAAGCATTCAAGTCTCCCAAAGTCCCATTTCATGTCAGTGACACAGGGCCTCAAGAACTCTATCCAAAAACATAGAAACCAGTGGACATGATAAAGAAACTACTTAGTTACTGAGAAACTACAGAAGAATGactgaaaaaacagcagaagacTTTAAGAACACAAACTGACAGAACCACgataaagcagcagcagtgcaatAATGGGGGTGGTGTTTGCATTTAAAGTCAGATTTTCCCCTATTGCAAGTGCTTAATAGATAGTTTAAGACAACAACAGTCACCAGAGAGTTTATCAAAAAAATTGATAGGAAGAGCATTAAATTCCACCAGAACTGCCAAGTACTGCCCGACAATCTGAGGCTTTATGGTACAGGACAAACCTCCAGCAGAAATGTTGGCCAATTCAGAGCCTGGAACTTACCAAGTCTTCTGCAAATGCTGTTGAATCAAATGCTGACATCTCTGAGTGTAACTCATTGGCCTTCTCCTTTCCTATATTGGATGCTATGACAAGGAACTGGGCATCCAGTGCAGCTTCTCGTGCCCGGCAAACTGTTACAGAAAGGATTTTATGGTGATTAATATGAAATTGTCACAAATAGAATTATCAGATTCAGCACAGGGACTATCCAGGCTTTAGTGCTTTGGAAATCCTTTTATTGCAATGACCTCTAATACACATAATCCTCAtaacaatatttatatttaaaaaagggaaagaatgaCAAACCATGGAAAAGTAACAGATGATCTTGAACAACAAATCCATTTTTCACTGACATGTTTTCCACCATTCCAAGTGAAATGAACCCCTCTACACTGCTATCTTTTATGTGCATTACTCATATACACTGTTCCAGTGAATCAAAATAAAGCAAGGAGTTATTTCTAAGAGCAAATAAACTGtaatgacatttattttctcacatCAACTTACTCAACCAATCTTCAACTTAACATATCTATTTTAACTTATATAAAAATTCTGATTGAGTACTTGGACCTCACTCTTGCCCTCTTTTGTTTGTAAGGCATCATTGCCTCACACTTGGCCAAACACATCAATGAAAGACCACAGAATTTGTTTTACCTCCATCAAAAAGTCTATTGGCTTCTTCCAAAGCTTCTGTCAGCCTGTTGCTTTTTGAATTTAGCATGGATTCTCgattttctgtgggaaaagaCACAAAGGAAACCCTGAATTACTTAAACATAGAAGCAGTGAGAAACACTGCGCTTGTTTGATGCTGACCGGAggccaggtgcccaccaaagcttCCTCACTCCTTAATTGGGccaaggagagaaaagagaacaaaaagctCATGGGTCTAGATAAGGGAGAGATCACTCAACAGTTACCTCACTGGCAAAACAGGCTTGACTTGGGGAAATTAGTGGAATTTCCAAGAAAGAAGCTAACCAGTCCCTAAAACTGTATGCATAAAGGTCACTTCTATAAACAGGCTGATCACCCATAAACTGCACTGTAGCCTCCTGTAAAACAACTGAACAAATTTATCAGCTATTTACTAAACAACTAATCCCAGGTGTTGCCTGAACTTGGCAGCGCTACTGACACAACCATGGCCACATTTTTGtaaggaaaacagcacagctcACTCAAATGCACATAGGAGAGGGACTCACACACCTGTCTGGAGAAATGCTAAAAACTACATAGCATTTTTTGGGAGTCCCAGGAATAACTTTCTGGTCCAGGCACATAATGATACCTACAGTTTCAAACTAAAGCTCAGACATCACAAAAGTGAAATTAAGGGATTTCACCGCATCTCTAAAGTTCTCCTGCACCAGCGCAGGCACCACATGTGTGTTAGTGCAGCTGAATCCCTCGTAACCTatcccaggggatgcaggagagGGACTTGGCACAGGACCGGGGGAATGGCCTCACACTGGAGAACCTTTAGATACAGGAAGTGTCtccacagggtgcccagagaatCTGTGGCTGCCCTTGCATCcttggaagtgcccaaggccaggttggacagggcttggagcagcctctggGGCAGTGGAAGATGTCGTTGCTACGGCTGGAACGAGAATACCCgtaaggtcctttccagccaaTCCATGATTTGCGATTCCCTGCTTCCTTGGGAGTCAAATTTCGATCTAAGTCCAAACCCAGAGCATCGTTAGCCCGAGAGACCGGAGTTGCCAGGAACGCTCCCTCGCCCAGGCGTTTCCCCACACGCGCGGGAGCGGCCGCCAGCCACGGAAGCCCCCCCGGCCGCCAGCCCGGAccgccccggcgctgcccccgccgcctccTTACGCTGCACGGTGGAGATGAGCTCCCGATACTGGCTGCGGATCATCCTGTTGTGCTCCCTGTCGTCGCCCTCGCCGATGTTGAGCTGCCGGAGCCTCTCGCCCGCCGCCTCCGCCTCGGCCGTGTCCTCATCCTGCGCGTGTGGCCGGcgcgagcggcggcggcgcgaGTCCGGCGAGGAGTCGCCGCTGCTGCCGGTGTGCGACATGGCGGCCGCGGAGCTGTCACCGGGAACCGCGGGATGCCACCGGGATGACGCCGGCCCGCGTGCCTGCCGTGCTTCCCGGGATGCACGTACCGAGTCGAGCCTGCGCAGTTCGCCTCAGAGGGTCTTGGTGGAAGGGTCTGCGGGCGCCGCCGGTGACCGCTGAGCCGCTCCGCTCAGATCGCGATCTTCCATCTTGGCGCTGTTTGCCGCCCCGGTTCTGCGCGGCCTCTTCCCCAGCAAACAGGGTTCGGCCTTTCTGCCTGGCCGCAGGGGCGGTTACCGATCCCACAGCGCTCCTTTGCAATCTACTTCCTTCCCCGGAGTTCCGGGCGCTGCCCGGGGCCGGGCGCTGTGAGTGGCGGCTGGCGGTGCATGAAGCCGGGCGCGGGCGGGGCCGCAGAGGCCGCTCCGCTGCGGGcgcggctccgccgccgcctcggGAGGGCGCTACGGGCGCGGAGAGCCGCGGGCCGTGAGGAAGGAGGCGGGGACAGCCAGCTCTGAGGGGAGCGAGGGGAAGCGAGAGGGAAAGGAAGCAACTTCTGAGGGGAGCGAGGGGAAGCGACAGGGAAAGGAGCGCTGCGCTTGTTCCAGCGCCTCTCATACAGGGATGAATCCGTGGAAACGCCTGCGCTCgtccctgagcagggatctGTGCTCTGGCAGATGAAATAAATGACTGGGCcgtagaatggtttgggtcggAAGGGACTTTAAGGACCAGCTAGTTAGAATCGTGGAATTATCagggttggaagtgaccttcgagatcatccagtccagctgcccacccagcactgcactATAACCCCTAAAGCACGtcacccagctcctcctgaaCACCcgcagggatggtgactccaccacctccctgggagccTATTCCTAATGCCTAAGTACCTAAACCgtgaaaacaaattttctgaTATCTAATCTGAATGTCCCCTgtctcagtttaaagccatttcctctggtTGTCTCACTGCAGGCCCAGCAGAGACCGGTCCCACCTCGCCGCACCGTCCTCCAGATCACCAATGAGGACAGCGATGAAGGCCCCCTGAGCATCCTTTTCTTGAGCTTAAAaactcccagctccctcagccattcaTTCCTCAGAAGAGCTCTCTGGAAACTCTCCAGcacctccatgtccttcctatAGTGAAGGGCCCAACTCTGAATGTACCACTTGAGGTACAATGCTGAGAACAGAGGGATCATCAAtttcctggtcctgctggtccCTGCAGAATGGAAATCATAACACTTAGCCCTTCATTGTTGATTAATACTATTATGTTGTTCTAATTGTTGTGGTAGAGGTTTGAAAGTATTTtggaagtattttctttaatatcttCATAGATCAGCTTGACTCAGTATATAGACATGGATCTATTTCAGTTTGCCCAAACCAGTACTTCAGCTGGACTACAGACTGCAAGTATGCACAAGCtacttttcaaaatatatgtttaaaatatgtaatacttcagtttaatattaataaatcaTATTTGAGCTCTTGAActattttctattctttgtGTGACTTGTAGAGTGCTGTCAAATTTGCATTGCAAATTCAATATGAGTAATTTGCTTTCAGATGCTGACACAGAAAGGCTAAAGAGAGGATCCAAACAAGACCAGGGCCCATTGTACACTGCAGTACATAAACACATGGTAAAAAATACTCAGGATGCAAATACATGCTTAGCAAATGTGAATTACGCTTTCTTACTGTCATCTCACTATGCTTAATAAAAA
The nucleotide sequence above comes from Molothrus ater isolate BHLD 08-10-18 breed brown headed cowbird chromosome 8, BPBGC_Mater_1.1, whole genome shotgun sequence. Encoded proteins:
- the NSMCE4A gene encoding non-structural maintenance of chromosomes element 4 homolog A; this encodes MSHTGSSGDSSPDSRRRRSRRPHAQDEDTAEAEAAGERLRQLNIGEGDDREHNRMIRSQYRELISTVQQNRESMLNSKSNRLTEALEEANRLFDGVCRAREAALDAQFLVIASNIGKEKANELHSEMSAFDSTAFAEDLLTFMGINRTEVEETDDSEDVPDDFLPSHAWQKMGEEAPKYFRRAPTFHYMMGSFKSEPPVQKQRIERQKKATRGKAERAMPAQLKEMEQSHQEATEKEVERILRILQTHFENDPNTPISFFDFVIDPNSFARTVENVFHVSFLSRDGLAKIKLDEDELPIIEPIKPSEGGEEDSRAAARNQVVISLDQKEWKEIIETFQIREAMITPLYQSTEEEMETE